The Caulobacter sp. FWC2 region TCAGATCCAGGGTTTCAGGTAGCGCGATCGCGGCGGCCATCAGAATTCCTCCCAACCTTCGGTGGCGGGGGCCTGGGCCACGGCCGCCGAACCACTGCTCCGGCCCGGACGGGCGAAGGTGTTCAGGCGAGCCTGCTGCTCGGCCACCGGATTGCGCGCCGGAGCGTGCTGCGTCGCGTCGGCCATGGCCGGTCGGGCGTAGGTCGAAGACCCATTGCCCACCTGGAAGCGGGCCATCAGGCGGACCAGTTCGCCGGTCTCACCCTTCAGCGAGTGCGTCGCGGCGGTCGATTGCTCGACCATGGCGGCGTTCTGCTGCGTGACCTGATCCATCTGGTTCACGGCCGTGTTGACTTCGTTCAGACCCGTCGCCTGCTCCGCGGCCGAAGCCGCGATCTCGGTGACCAGGGCGTCGATCTCGCCGACCTTCGTCACGATCCGCTGCAGCGCCTCGCCCGTCTGGCCGACAAGGCTGACGCCCTGGCTGACCTGCTGGGTCGAGCTGGAGATCAGGGCCTTGATCTCCTTGGCCGCTTCAGCCGAGCGCTGGGCCAGGGCCCGGACTTCCTGGGCGACGACCGCGAAGCCGCGGCCGGCTTCGCCCGCCCGCGCGGCTTCGACGCCGGCGTTCAGGGCCAGGAGGTTGGTCTGGAAGGCGATTTCGTCGATGACGCCGATGATCTGACTGATCTGCTTCGACGAGTTTTCGATCTCGCCCATGGCGGACACTGCCTGATGCACGACCTGGCCGCTATGCGTCGCTTCGCCACGTGTCGTGGAGACGACATCCGAGGCCTGGCGAGCGCCGGAGGCCGTGCGGCGCACGGTGGCGGTCAGTTCGTCGAGGGCGGCGGCGGTCTGTTCCAGGCTGGCGGCCTGTTGCTCGGTGCGGCGCGACAGGTCGTCCGAGGCGTGGGCGATCTCGTCGGCGCCGGTGCGCAGGCCGTCGGTCGAGGCGGCGATGACCTTCATCGTCTCCTGCAGCGAACCCATGGCGCCGTTGAAGTCGTCCTTCAGCTTGCGGTACTCGCCGGGGAATTCGGCGGTGACGCGGAAGGTCAGGTCCCCCGAGGCCAGCTTCTCCAGGCCCTGGGCCAGGTTGCTGACGACGGTGGAGGCCTCCTGGGCGGCGGCGGCGGCGGCGGCTTCCTTGGCGCGACGCTCGTCGGCCGTAAGGGCGGCCGACTTCTCCTGCTCGGCGCGCAGCGTGTCGAGGTGCAGCTGGTTGTCGCGGAAGACCTTCAGCGCCGAGACAATGGCGCCCAGCTCGTCGCCGCGCGTCATCTTCTCGAGGTCGATGGTGTTGTCGCCCTTCGACAGCTTGTCAGTGGCGCCGGCGATGTCGTTGATCGACTTGCGGGTCGTCATGACCGTGAACCAGGCCAGGCCAGCAACGGCGGCCAGGGTGATCAGCGACATCACGATCGTGACGCTCATGGCGGCGGTGGCTTCAGCCTGGCGCTTGGCGCTCTCGGCCTCGACCCGCTGGTTGGCGGCGGTGACGACCTGGTCGAGCGTACCGGTCATCTTGGCGTATTGTTCTTCGAACGGCGCGATGAAGCCCACGGCCATGTTGAAGTCGACGCCGATCATCCCGCTGACCGTGTCGATGGCGCTGCGGCACTCGTCCAGCTGCTTGATCAGCTCGGCGATCTTCGGCTGTTCGGCGGCCGGAAGCTTGGCCTTCAGCGAGGCCAGTTCCTTCTTCACCGCGTCGGTCTCGGTCAGGATCGCCGCCATGCGGGCGTCGTTCTTGGCCAGATCGATGTTGCCGGCCTTGTGGGTCAGCACGGTGTAGAGTTCACCGTTGATGTTCGAGATGCGCTTGGAGATCTTCTGGATCGCCATGTTTTCGCGCATGTCGCTTTCAACGACCTGCTTCAAAGCGGCCGACTGGCTTTTCTGAACGACGATGGCGCCGCCGGCCATGAGAGCCAGCATCAGAAGCGCGAAAGCCGGCGCAAAGCCGATCTTGATGATCAACGGCAGATCGACAAGACGTATCCGTTTCATCGCGAGGTACCCTCCAACCAGCGCTCCGTGCCCCCGGATCGCCAACATTGAACCCGGATAATCCCGATAGATTCCTAACAACCTCTGACTTGGTTAAAGGGAATTCGACATAACCTGCTCTGATAGGGCCCAGATGGTCATTTGGCCGCAGGTGCACGGGCGCTGAATCTATAAAGCGGGCCTCGCATAACAAGAGTCCCCGAAAGGCGAAGCGATGGTTACCCGGAAGTAAACTACAATATTATTCGGCGACTCAGATTCTCTTAACTCGCTTCTGCGAGAAAGCTCCTGCGTCCGGATGGCGCGTCGTCCACAGGACGTGACACTTTTACTTGGGAGCAGCGGGATGAAATATCCGATCGCTATTGCCGCGGGAATCGCTGGCAGCTTTTTCGTCGCTCAGGCCGCTTCGGCCGCCGGCGGTTTTGAAGACCAAATGGGCCGTTGCCTGCAGCAGTTCGCGAACACCCGCGACGCCGCTCAGGTGATGCTGGAATGCACCGCCGACGCTGGCAAGCTGTCGGACTGCAAGGTCGTCGACAACAGCGCGGCCGGCAAGGGCTTCGACAAGGCCGCCATGTGCATCGCCGAGAAGCTCCCGATGGGCGCCAAGACCGGCACCGTGAAGGTCCCGTTCCGCTTCCCGGGCGGCGCGTAAGCGTCAATCCCTTCCGGGGAACACAAAACGCCCTCGCCGACACCGTCGGCGGGGGCGTTCTGCTGTCGGCAGGTCAAGATTCGTAGCCGACCGCCGCGTTACTCAGAATTCTTCCCACTCTTCTTTGAGCGCCACGGCCGTATTGCCGCGCGCCACCGGAACCTGGGCGCTCGGGTTGCCGCCCGGCCGGCTTGTCGGACGAGCGACAGGCGGCGCGCGGGTCGGCGCCACGGGTGCGACCGGCGCGGCGGCCTTCTGACGCGCCGAGATCGAGAACGCCGACACCTGTTTGACCAACTCCGCCGTCTGCCCCTTTAGGGAATGGGTCGCGGCGGTCGTCTGCTCCACCATCGCGGCGTTCTGCTGAGTGACCTGGTCCATCTGGTTGACGGCCGTGTTCACCTCGTTGAGCCCCTGAGCCTGCTCCTGGGCCGAGCAAGCGATCTCCACGATCAGGGCGTCGATTTCGGCCACCTTGCCGACGATGCCGCGCAGGGTCTCGCCGGTCTGGCCGACCAACCCGACACCGGCCTCGACCTGCTTGGTCGAAGCGCTGATCAGGGTCTTGATCTCCTTGGCCGCGTCCGCCGAGCGTTGGGCCAGCGCGCGGACTTCCTGGGCCACGACCGCGAAGCCGCGACCCGCCTCCCCGGCCCGCGCCGCCTCGACGCCTGCGTTGAGCGCCAGCAGGTTGGTCTGGAAGGCGATCTCGTCGATCACCCCGATGATGTTGCCGATCGAACGCGAGCTGGTCTCGATCTCGCCCATGGCCGCCACGGCCTGGTCGACGACGATCCCAGACTTCTCGGCCTCGGCCTTGGCGCCGGCCACGACGTCCTGGGCCTGCTTGGCGCCGGACGCCGAACGGCGGACGGTCGAGGTGATCTCGTCCAGGGCCGCGGCCGTCTCTTCGAGGCTGGCGGCCTGTTGCTCGGTGCGGCGCGACAGGTCGTCCGCCGCGGCGCCGATCTCGTCGGCGCCCGAGCGGATCCCGTCGGTGGCTTCGGCCACCCGGCTCATCGCCTGCTCCAGGATGCCGACGGCGTTGTTGAAGTCGTCCTTCAGCTTCTGGAACTCGGACTTCACGTCGGTGTCGAGCCGCCCCACCAGATCCCCGCGGGCCAGCCTATCCAGGGCCTCGCCGAGCGCGGCGACCATATGGGCCTGGCAGGCCTCATTCTCACGTCGTTCCGCTTCCAGTCGCTGACGTTCGAGCTCAATGGTCTCCAAGTAGATCGAGATGGCGAAGTCCATGTCCAGCATGACCGCCTTCATCAGCGCGCTGACCGCGTCGCCGGCCTTGCTCGGGTCGCCCTTGGCCATGAAGCCCTTGGGCCACTGGTCGTTGATCACCGCGCGGATCAGGTGCTCGCTGACCACCGCATAGCCGCCGATGTACCAGCGCGGCTCCAGGCCGATCCGGGCATGGGTCTGGCCGATGGTGCGCACGGCCTTGACGTAGGTCTCGTCAAAGTCGCCGTGCGAGATCACGTCCCAGTGGCTCTGCTGGCGGCTCGAGGCGGCCTGCATGTGCTTTTCGTCGCTGAAGAAATTGCGGGTCTCGGGCGTGGCCCGGACCTTGGCGTAGAACGCCTCGAGGGCAGGCCCGATGTTTTTTCGGATGACAGGCTGGAGCTCGCGCAGGGCGGCCCGCGCCTTGTCGTCCAAACCCATAAACGCCACGCGTTCGTTGATAGCGTGATCCTGGCTCATGGCCGCCCCCGTTCCAAATCAGGAACCAGCCTCGCCGCGCATACTTAATGCCGGCTTAAATATTCGCGGGGTGCGAGCGACAGGATGACGCACTCCCTTGAAGGTCGTGCACACGCCCTTGAGTAGCGGTGTCCTGGAAAATATTGGCGCGCACTGAATAGATCCGCCGCCCATGCGGCGTGACGCCACGGCTCTACGGAAAGACCGGGCGCGACATCCCGCCGCAGCCTAGCCGCCGCGCTTCAAGGTCTCGC contains the following coding sequences:
- a CDS encoding methyl-accepting chemotaxis protein, with protein sequence MLAIRGHGALVGGYLAMKRIRLVDLPLIIKIGFAPAFALLMLALMAGGAIVVQKSQSAALKQVVESDMRENMAIQKISKRISNINGELYTVLTHKAGNIDLAKNDARMAAILTETDAVKKELASLKAKLPAAEQPKIAELIKQLDECRSAIDTVSGMIGVDFNMAVGFIAPFEEQYAKMTGTLDQVVTAANQRVEAESAKRQAEATAAMSVTIVMSLITLAAVAGLAWFTVMTTRKSINDIAGATDKLSKGDNTIDLEKMTRGDELGAIVSALKVFRDNQLHLDTLRAEQEKSAALTADERRAKEAAAAAAAQEASTVVSNLAQGLEKLASGDLTFRVTAEFPGEYRKLKDDFNGAMGSLQETMKVIAASTDGLRTGADEIAHASDDLSRRTEQQAASLEQTAAALDELTATVRRTASGARQASDVVSTTRGEATHSGQVVHQAVSAMGEIENSSKQISQIIGVIDEIAFQTNLLALNAGVEAARAGEAGRGFAVVAQEVRALAQRSAEAAKEIKALISSSTQQVSQGVSLVGQTGEALQRIVTKVGEIDALVTEIAASAAEQATGLNEVNTAVNQMDQVTQQNAAMVEQSTAATHSLKGETGELVRLMARFQVGNGSSTYARPAMADATQHAPARNPVAEQQARLNTFARPGRSSGSAAVAQAPATEGWEEF
- a CDS encoding globin-coupled sensor protein; amino-acid sequence: MSQDHAINERVAFMGLDDKARAALRELQPVIRKNIGPALEAFYAKVRATPETRNFFSDEKHMQAASSRQQSHWDVISHGDFDETYVKAVRTIGQTHARIGLEPRWYIGGYAVVSEHLIRAVINDQWPKGFMAKGDPSKAGDAVSALMKAVMLDMDFAISIYLETIELERQRLEAERRENEACQAHMVAALGEALDRLARGDLVGRLDTDVKSEFQKLKDDFNNAVGILEQAMSRVAEATDGIRSGADEIGAAADDLSRRTEQQAASLEETAAALDEITSTVRRSASGAKQAQDVVAGAKAEAEKSGIVVDQAVAAMGEIETSSRSIGNIIGVIDEIAFQTNLLALNAGVEAARAGEAGRGFAVVAQEVRALAQRSADAAKEIKTLISASTKQVEAGVGLVGQTGETLRGIVGKVAEIDALIVEIACSAQEQAQGLNEVNTAVNQMDQVTQQNAAMVEQTTAATHSLKGQTAELVKQVSAFSISARQKAAAPVAPVAPTRAPPVARPTSRPGGNPSAQVPVARGNTAVALKEEWEEF